One window of the Endomicrobium proavitum genome contains the following:
- a CDS encoding TMEM165/GDT1 family protein — translation METFLTSFLLLLIAEMGDKTQLVALAFTARFKAYQVILGVAAATALTNFIAVVAGGLISSAVNVEIIKIVSFILFILFGLWTAFGKEEENADTQKKVIISPFFTVALFFFISEFGDKTQIAAMTIAANGSPAAVFAGAVLGMFCANLVGICAGIFLGKKLPVNVIKYIAAALFIAVGVSGLIFILVKGK, via the coding sequence ATGGAAACTTTTTTAACTTCTTTTCTTTTGCTTCTTATTGCCGAAATGGGCGACAAAACGCAGCTTGTAGCGCTTGCGTTTACAGCGCGTTTTAAGGCGTATCAGGTTATTTTAGGCGTTGCCGCGGCAACTGCGCTTACAAATTTTATTGCCGTTGTTGCCGGCGGGTTAATAAGTTCAGCGGTTAATGTTGAAATAATAAAAATAGTTTCGTTTATTCTTTTTATATTATTCGGCTTATGGACTGCGTTTGGCAAAGAAGAAGAAAACGCAGACACGCAAAAAAAAGTTATAATAAGCCCTTTCTTTACTGTGGCGCTGTTCTTTTTTATTTCGGAATTCGGCGATAAAACGCAGATAGCGGCAATGACAATTGCGGCTAACGGTTCGCCGGCAGCCGTTTTTGCAGGAGCGGTTTTGGGAATGTTTTGCGCAAATCTCGTCGGCATTTGCGCGGGAATTTTTTTGGGCAAAAAATTGCCGGTAAATGTAATTAAGTATATTGCCGCCGCGTTGTTTATAGCCGTGGGCGTTTCGGGACTTATTTTTATACTTGTTAAAGGAAAGTAA
- a CDS encoding phospholipase D-like domain-containing protein translates to MDILLTFFRSSSMTFLSVLLAAAYVCLAVATTIHILLYKEDIKGAIGWIAIVFLSPFLGTFFYVFLGINRVKRKGIKLRKKHGMLGRRSIAGKQNEFGDITPYVKQFIDFSFNVYPQNFAQGNNIKPLLNGTEAYPEMIDAISKAKKEVLVESYIFDADNETDKFLKAFKQAAKNGAAVKVIIDGFGTLRFFRRSIEKKLAAIEGVECAVFLPPLIPISMPFVNLRNHRKIMIIDGKTAFFGGMNLSKKNVSLKDLAHGVQDITFKIEGPVIDQMSEIFEDDWEFATGHEMTGRSRYVHYGKKGGMLARVVPDGPDKNNGKIESLLHGRINMAKNHIVITTPYFLPENEILTALELAAQRGVLVEVFIPEISDHIIMNWAEEPNFKRLLKKGVKIYRTPQPFDHSKIFIVDGEWACIGSTNWDVRSFKLHFEADMEIISKNFAAKLLKIVKLKKKISKPAQLQDCLNLPFLKRLRNNAFRLITPYY, encoded by the coding sequence ATGGATATATTGCTTACTTTTTTCCGTTCAAGTTCAATGACGTTTTTATCCGTTCTTTTAGCGGCGGCATACGTATGCCTTGCCGTTGCTACCACTATACATATATTATTGTATAAGGAAGATATTAAAGGCGCAATAGGTTGGATAGCCATAGTGTTTTTATCGCCTTTTTTAGGCACGTTTTTTTATGTTTTTTTAGGAATTAACAGAGTAAAAAGAAAAGGTATAAAACTCAGAAAAAAACACGGAATGCTCGGGCGGCGTTCCATTGCCGGAAAGCAGAACGAATTCGGCGACATTACGCCTTACGTAAAACAGTTTATAGATTTTTCTTTTAACGTTTACCCTCAAAATTTTGCGCAGGGTAACAATATAAAACCGCTGCTTAACGGAACCGAAGCCTATCCTGAAATGATAGACGCAATAAGCAAAGCAAAGAAAGAAGTTTTAGTTGAAAGTTATATTTTTGACGCAGACAACGAAACGGATAAATTTTTGAAAGCTTTTAAACAGGCGGCAAAAAACGGCGCCGCGGTAAAAGTTATTATAGACGGTTTCGGCACTTTGCGTTTTTTCAGAAGGTCTATAGAAAAAAAACTTGCCGCAATAGAAGGTGTTGAATGCGCGGTTTTTTTGCCCCCGCTAATACCTATATCTATGCCGTTTGTAAATTTGAGAAACCACAGAAAAATAATGATTATAGACGGCAAAACGGCATTTTTCGGCGGAATGAATTTATCTAAAAAAAACGTGTCTTTAAAAGATTTAGCGCACGGCGTGCAGGATATTACTTTTAAAATTGAGGGGCCGGTAATAGACCAAATGTCTGAAATTTTTGAAGACGACTGGGAGTTTGCTACCGGACATGAAATGACGGGGCGTTCAAGATACGTTCATTACGGAAAAAAAGGCGGCATGCTTGCGCGCGTTGTTCCCGACGGGCCGGATAAAAATAACGGCAAAATAGAGTCGCTTCTGCACGGAAGAATAAATATGGCGAAAAATCATATAGTTATAACAACTCCGTATTTTTTGCCGGAAAATGAAATTCTTACCGCTTTAGAGCTTGCAGCGCAGCGCGGCGTTTTGGTTGAAGTGTTTATTCCGGAAATAAGCGACCATATAATTATGAACTGGGCGGAAGAACCGAATTTTAAGAGGCTCTTAAAAAAAGGCGTAAAAATTTACAGAACTCCGCAGCCTTTTGACCACAGCAAAATTTTTATAGTTGACGGCGAATGGGCGTGCATAGGTTCTACAAATTGGGACGTCAGAAGTTTCAAACTTCATTTTGAAGCGGATATGGAAATTATCAGCAAAAATTTCGCCGCAAAACTTCTGAAAATAGTAAAATTGAAAAAGAAAATATCCAAACCCGCGCAGCTGCAGGACTGTTTAAATTTACCGTTTTTGAAGCGTTTAAGAAATAACGCGTTCAGGCTTATAACGCCGTATTACTAA
- the rfbG gene encoding CDP-glucose 4,6-dehydratase has product MDFSIYKGKKVFITGHTGFKGSWLALWLSSLGAEVCGYALAPNTTPALFNILKLKKKIRHIKADVRNFKKLKKELCSFNPDIIFHLAAQPLVRLSYKDPLDTYSTNVLGTANVFEAARLCKNVKAIVNVTTDKCYKNKEQNYAYKETDELGGYDPYSNSKACCELITSSYRDSFFNPKDFGVKHNAALASARAGNVIGGGDYSLDRLLPDFVKAIQNNQEIVLRNPNAVRPWQFVLEPLSGYLMLGKKLLEENVKFASAYNFGPYDNSIITVEEVVKTAISAYGKGKYSIDKGAHPHEATLLKLNIAKAEKELNWKPIYEVKEAIEKTINWYKAYSNGKDMTAFSLKQISDYIK; this is encoded by the coding sequence ATGGATTTTTCAATATACAAAGGTAAAAAAGTTTTCATCACAGGACATACGGGGTTCAAAGGCTCATGGCTTGCTTTGTGGCTTTCGTCGCTTGGCGCCGAAGTTTGCGGATACGCGCTTGCGCCAAACACAACGCCGGCGCTTTTTAATATTTTAAAACTCAAGAAAAAAATTCGCCATATAAAAGCCGACGTCCGCAATTTTAAAAAATTAAAAAAGGAACTTTGTTCTTTTAATCCCGATATAATTTTTCATCTTGCCGCGCAGCCGTTGGTAAGACTTTCTTATAAAGACCCTCTTGATACCTATTCCACAAACGTTCTTGGAACCGCAAACGTTTTTGAAGCCGCGCGGTTGTGCAAAAACGTTAAAGCAATTGTTAACGTAACCACGGACAAATGCTACAAAAATAAAGAACAAAATTACGCCTACAAAGAAACAGACGAACTCGGCGGATACGACCCTTACAGCAACTCAAAAGCCTGCTGCGAACTTATAACTTCTTCATACAGAGATTCTTTTTTTAATCCTAAAGATTTCGGCGTAAAACATAACGCGGCTCTTGCATCTGCGCGCGCCGGCAATGTTATCGGCGGCGGGGATTACTCTTTAGACAGACTTCTTCCGGATTTTGTTAAAGCCATACAAAACAATCAGGAAATAGTTTTGAGAAATCCAAACGCGGTGCGCCCGTGGCAGTTTGTTTTAGAGCCGCTTTCGGGATATTTGATGCTTGGAAAAAAACTTCTTGAAGAAAACGTGAAGTTTGCTTCGGCATATAATTTCGGACCTTATGACAATTCAATTATAACGGTTGAAGAAGTTGTCAAAACTGCAATTTCCGCGTATGGCAAGGGAAAATATTCAATAGACAAAGGCGCGCACCCGCACGAAGCCACACTTCTAAAATTAAACATTGCAAAAGCGGAAAAAGAATTAAATTGGAAACCGATTTACGAAGTTAAAGAAGCTATAGAAAAAACAATAAATTGGTATAAAGCATATTCAAACGGCAAAGACATGACGGCGTTTTCGCTCAAACAAATATCGGACTACATAAAATGA